One window from the genome of Anopheles coluzzii chromosome X, AcolN3, whole genome shotgun sequence encodes:
- the LOC120960152 gene encoding SPARC, with amino-acid sequence MASRMQQLVQLTVALVALVALLHTPPAHADDIDELLNEFDEEDEELLRHIESQHVSRDYELEDQMARELANRIAAEHYGQPDGAGESDDAGPIEGRVPRLIDPCKGVRCGAGRVCRANVAEQRGECVCIPECPPETDPRRKVCTNRNETWDSACEVHRQRCLCNTADPGCRHEELRHVHIDYYGTCREMPECSENDLADFPRRMRDWLFNVMRDLALRNELPDAYLALEHEAESNMTKRWTNAAIWKWCELDGHPHDNTVSRHELFPIRAPLFALEHCIAPFLESCDPNRDHRISLQEWGKCLELEEDDLTARCAEIAKDEEANASDLHDAFV; translated from the coding sequence ATGGCATCGAGGATGCAGCAGTTGGTGCAGCTGACCGTCGCACTGGTGGCGCTGGTGGCGCTCCTGCACACCCCGCCCGCCCACGCGGACGACATCGACGAGCTGCTGAACGAGttcgacgaggaggacgaggagctgCTGCGCCACATCGAGTCGCAGCACGTCAGCCGCGACTACGAGCTGGAGGACCAGATGGCGCGCGAGCTGGCCAACCGCATCGCGGCCGAACACTACGGCCAGCCGGACGGTGCGGGTGAGTCCGACGATGCCGGCCCGATCGAGGGCCGCGTGCCGCGCCTGATCGACCCGTGCAAGGGCGTGCGGTGCGGGGCCGGGCGCGTCTGCCGCGCGAACGTGGCCGAGCAGCGGGGCGAGTGCGTCTGCATCCCGGAGTGCCCGCCGGAGACGGACCCGCGCCGCAAGGTGTGCACCAACCGGAACGAAACGTGGGACTCGGCCTGCGAGGTGCACCGGCAGCGCTGCCTGTGCAACACGGCCGATCCGGGCTGCCGGCACGAGGAGCTGCGCCACGTGCACATCGACTACTACGGCACCTGCCGCGAGATGCCGGAGTGCAGCGAGAACGATCTGGCCGACTTTCCGCGCCGCATGCGCGACTGGCTGTTCAACGTGATGCGCGATCTGGCGCTGCGGAACGAGCTGCCGGACGCGTACCTGGCGCTCGAGCACGAGGCCGAGTCGAACATGACCAAGCGCTGGACGAACGCGGCGATCTGGAAGTGGTGCGAGCTGGACGGCCACCCGCACGACAACACCGTGTCGCGGCACGAGCTGTTCCCGATCCGCGCGCCGCTGTTCGCGCTCGAGCACTGCATCGCCCCGTTCCTGGAGAGCTGCGACCCGAACCGGGACCACCGCATCTCGCTGCAGGAGTGGGGCAAGTGTCTCGAGCTGGAGGAGGACGATCTGACCGCCCGGTGCGCGGAGATTGCCAAGGACGAGGAGGCGAACGCGTCCGACCTGCACGATGCGTTCGTCTAG